A DNA window from Pseudomonas wuhanensis contains the following coding sequences:
- the pcaD gene encoding 3-oxoadipate enol-lactonase, producing the protein MAFVQLAEGELHYQIQGPQLDGPADAPVLVLSNSLGTDLHMWDAQIPAFTEHFRVLRFDTRGHGKSLVTPGPYSIDQLGRDVLALLDALHIERAHFCGLSMGGLIGQWLGINAGQRLNKLIVCNTAAKIGDPSVWNPRIETVLRDGAAAMVALRDASIARWFTPDFSSANPAAAKQITDMLAATSPEGYAANCAAVRDADFRDQLSSIKAPLLVIAGTEDAVTPPSGGHFIQEHVRGAEYAEFYAAHLSNVQAGAAFSDRVLAFLSAH; encoded by the coding sequence GTGGCATTCGTACAACTCGCCGAGGGCGAACTGCACTACCAAATTCAAGGGCCGCAACTCGATGGACCGGCGGATGCGCCGGTGCTGGTGCTGTCCAACTCACTGGGCACCGACCTGCACATGTGGGACGCGCAGATCCCGGCGTTCACCGAGCATTTCCGGGTGCTGCGTTTTGATACCCGGGGTCACGGCAAATCGTTGGTGACGCCGGGGCCGTACAGCATCGATCAGTTGGGCCGCGACGTGCTGGCGCTGCTGGATGCCTTGCACATCGAACGCGCGCATTTCTGTGGCTTGTCCATGGGCGGGTTGATCGGTCAATGGCTGGGGATCAATGCCGGCCAGCGTTTGAACAAACTGATCGTGTGCAACACCGCGGCGAAAATCGGCGATCCATCAGTGTGGAATCCACGGATCGAAACCGTGCTGCGCGATGGCGCGGCGGCGATGGTCGCCCTGCGCGATGCGTCGATTGCGCGCTGGTTCACCCCGGACTTTTCCTCGGCCAATCCGGCCGCGGCGAAGCAGATTACCGACATGCTCGCGGCCACCTCGCCTGAAGGTTACGCGGCCAATTGCGCGGCGGTACGTGACGCCGATTTCCGCGATCAGTTGTCTTCGATCAAGGCGCCGCTGCTGGTGATCGCCGGCACTGAAGACGCGGTCACGCCGCCGTCGGGCGGGCATTTCATTCAGGAACATGTGCGGGGCGCCGAGTACGCGGAGTTCTACGCCGCGCACCTGTCCAACGTCCAGGCCGGCGCTGCGTTCAGCGACCGGGTACTGGCGTTTTTGTCAGCTCATTGA
- a CDS encoding 3-carboxy-cis,cis-muconate cycloisomerase, which produces MNQRPGNQLFDAYFTALDMRDVFCDQGRVQAMLDFEAALARAEARVGLIPQTAVASIEAACRAEHYDFAALGEAIATAGNSAIPLVKALGKQIAKDDAEAERYMHLGATSQDVMDTGLVLQLRRALELIEADLMQLGETLATQAWRYVATPLAGRTWLQHATPVTLGMKIAGWLGAVTRSRQRLLELKPRLLVLQFGGASGTLAALGEQAMPIAEALAAELQLTLPDQPWHTQRDRLVEFGAVLGLIAGSLGKLGRDISLLMQTEAGEVFEPSAPGKGGSSTMPHKRNPVGAAVLISAATRVPGLLSTLFSAMPQEHERSLGLWHAEWETLPEICCLVSGSLQQALLVADGLEVDADRMKRNLDLTQGLVLAEAVSIVLAQRVGRDTAHHLLEQCCKRAVAEQRHLRAVLGDEPQVTAELSDAELDRLLDPAHYLGQAHTWVERAVAEHFALTA; this is translated from the coding sequence ATGAACCAGCGACCGGGCAATCAATTGTTCGATGCCTACTTCACGGCACTCGACATGCGTGACGTGTTCTGCGATCAGGGCCGGGTTCAGGCCATGCTTGATTTCGAAGCGGCACTGGCCCGGGCCGAGGCGCGGGTTGGCCTGATTCCGCAGACGGCTGTCGCGTCTATCGAAGCGGCATGTCGGGCCGAGCATTACGACTTCGCCGCGCTTGGTGAGGCGATTGCCACGGCGGGCAATTCGGCAATTCCGCTGGTCAAGGCATTGGGCAAGCAGATCGCCAAGGACGATGCCGAAGCCGAGCGTTACATGCATCTGGGCGCGACCAGCCAGGATGTAATGGACACCGGTCTGGTGCTGCAACTGCGCCGTGCGCTGGAATTGATCGAAGCTGATCTGATGCAGTTGGGGGAAACCCTCGCGACCCAGGCCTGGCGTTACGTCGCCACCCCATTGGCCGGACGCACCTGGTTGCAACACGCGACGCCCGTCACCCTCGGCATGAAAATCGCCGGTTGGTTGGGGGCGGTGACGCGCAGCCGTCAGCGTCTGCTGGAACTCAAACCGCGCCTGCTGGTGCTGCAATTCGGCGGTGCTTCCGGCACCCTCGCGGCCCTCGGCGAGCAGGCGATGCCGATTGCCGAAGCCTTGGCCGCAGAACTGCAACTGACCTTGCCGGATCAACCCTGGCACACCCAGCGTGATCGTCTGGTGGAGTTTGGCGCGGTGCTTGGGTTGATCGCCGGCAGCCTCGGCAAACTCGGCCGCGACATCAGCCTGTTGATGCAGACCGAGGCCGGCGAAGTGTTCGAACCTTCGGCACCAGGCAAGGGCGGTTCCTCGACCATGCCACACAAACGCAACCCGGTGGGTGCGGCGGTGTTGATCAGTGCGGCAACGCGGGTGCCGGGTTTGCTCTCGACCTTGTTCAGCGCGATGCCGCAGGAACACGAGCGCAGCCTGGGCTTGTGGCATGCCGAATGGGAAACCCTGCCGGAGATCTGCTGCTTGGTGTCAGGCAGCTTGCAGCAAGCGCTGTTGGTGGCCGACGGCCTGGAAGTGGATGCCGACCGAATGAAGCGCAACCTCGACCTGACCCAGGGCCTGGTGCTGGCCGAAGCCGTGAGCATCGTGCTGGCGCAACGGGTCGGTCGCGACACCGCGCATCATCTGCTGGAGCAATGCTGCAAGCGCGCCGTGGCCGAGCAACGTCATCTGCGCGCGGTACTCGGCGACGAGCCGCAGGTGACTGCCGAGCTGTCGGACGCTGAACTCGATCGTCTACTGGACCCCGCCCATTACCTCGGTCAGGCCCATACCTGGGTCGAGCGAGCGGTGGCTGAACATTTTGCGTTGACTGCCTGA
- the pcaG gene encoding protocatechuate 3,4-dioxygenase subunit alpha has translation MTLNATTSHTVGPYYHIGLTWLNREDLTVAQTLGERVAITGQVVDGNGDFVNDAMLEVWQANAAGKYDHPEDDQDKPLDPNFEGFGRVPVDAEGRFRFTTIKPGTVEGLKGTTQAPHLVVLVFARGLVKHLLTRIYFDGEPANVADPLLECVPAERRSTLLAKKDAAGVYQWNVILQGTDAETVFFDY, from the coding sequence ATGACGCTGAACGCGACCACGTCCCACACCGTCGGGCCGTATTACCACATTGGCCTGACCTGGCTGAACCGCGAAGACCTGACCGTCGCACAGACCCTCGGCGAGCGCGTGGCAATCACCGGGCAAGTCGTCGATGGCAACGGCGACTTCGTCAACGATGCGATGCTCGAAGTCTGGCAGGCCAACGCCGCCGGCAAGTACGACCATCCCGAAGACGATCAGGACAAACCCCTGGACCCGAACTTCGAAGGGTTTGGCCGGGTGCCGGTGGATGCAGAAGGGCGCTTCCGCTTTACCACGATCAAGCCGGGCACAGTGGAAGGCCTGAAGGGCACGACCCAGGCGCCGCATTTGGTGGTGCTGGTGTTTGCTCGTGGGTTGGTGAAGCACTTGCTGACGCGGATTTACTTTGATGGCGAACCGGCTAACGTGGCGGATCCGCTGCTGGAATGCGTGCCTGCCGAACGTCGCAGCACCTTGCTGGCGAAAAAGGATGCGGCGGGTGTTTATCAGTGGAATGTGATTCTGCAGGGGACGGATGCCGAGACGGTATTTTTTGATTATTGA
- the pcaH gene encoding protocatechuate 3,4-dioxygenase subunit beta yields MTDKPGYRRPQAGTQPEYLHPPYQSTNLRSPSKPLVFLPHSLSEITGPTIGAERIQEQDNDLTAQHSGEPLGERIIIHGRVLDENGLPVPGILVEIWQANSAGRYAHARDLHDAPLDPNFTGTGRTVTDADGWYQFQTIKPGAYPWGNHHNAWRPAHIHFSLFGPSILTRLVTQMYFPGDPLLAYDPIYNCVPDTSAKERLIASFDLEKTIPSYALGYRWDIVLRGRDATPMEK; encoded by the coding sequence ATGACTGACAAACCTGGTTACCGTCGCCCGCAGGCGGGCACTCAGCCGGAATACCTGCACCCTCCTTATCAATCCACCAACCTTCGCTCGCCGTCCAAGCCGTTGGTGTTTTTGCCTCATTCGCTGTCGGAAATCACCGGCCCGACCATTGGCGCCGAGCGCATCCAGGAGCAGGACAACGACCTGACTGCCCAGCACTCGGGCGAACCACTGGGTGAGCGGATCATCATTCACGGCCGTGTGCTGGATGAAAACGGTCTGCCGGTACCGGGCATTCTGGTGGAAATCTGGCAGGCCAACTCTGCCGGTCGCTACGCCCATGCGCGCGACCTGCACGACGCACCGCTGGACCCGAACTTCACCGGCACCGGCCGTACGGTGACCGACGCCGATGGCTGGTATCAGTTCCAGACCATCAAGCCTGGCGCCTATCCGTGGGGTAACCACCACAACGCCTGGCGCCCGGCGCACATCCATTTCTCACTGTTCGGGCCGAGTATTCTCACGCGCCTGGTGACCCAGATGTATTTCCCGGGCGACCCATTGCTGGCCTACGACCCGATCTACAACTGCGTGCCCGATACCAGCGCCAAAGAGCGTCTGATCGCCAGTTTCGATCTGGAAAAAACCATCCCTTCCTACGCCCTCGGTTATCGCTGGGACATCGTCTTGCGCGGCCGCGATGCCACGCCGATGGAGAAATAA
- the pcaF gene encoding 3-oxoadipyl-CoA thiolase, which produces MMRDVYICDAIRTPIGRFGGGLSAVRADDLAAVPIKALMERNPSVDWNAVDEVFLGCANQAGEDNRNVARMALLLAGLPETIPGVTLNRLCASGMDAIGTAFRAIASGEMELAIAGGVESMSRAPFVMGKADAAFSRNMKLEDTTIGWRFINPLMKAQYGVDAMPQTADNVADDYQVSRADQDAFALRSQQRTAAAQAAGFFAEEIVEVRIAHKKGESVVTQDEHPRADTTLETLAKLKPVNGPDKTVTAGNASGVNDGAAALILASGDAVKKHGLTARARVLGMSSAGVAPRVMGIGPVPAVRKLTERLGLAVSDFDVIELNEAFASQGLAVLRELGLADDAAQVNPNGGAIALGHPLGMSGARLVLTALHHLEKTGGKKGLATMCVGVGQGLALAIERV; this is translated from the coding sequence CTGATGCGTGACGTTTATATCTGCGACGCCATTCGCACCCCCATCGGCCGTTTCGGCGGTGGCTTGTCGGCGGTTCGCGCCGATGACCTTGCCGCCGTGCCGATCAAGGCGTTGATGGAACGCAACCCGTCGGTGGACTGGAACGCGGTGGACGAGGTGTTCCTCGGCTGCGCAAACCAGGCCGGCGAAGACAACCGCAACGTGGCACGCATGGCGTTGCTGCTGGCAGGCCTGCCGGAAACCATTCCAGGTGTGACCCTCAATCGCCTGTGCGCTTCGGGCATGGACGCAATCGGCACAGCATTCCGGGCCATCGCCAGTGGCGAGATGGAGCTGGCGATCGCCGGCGGCGTCGAGTCCATGTCTCGCGCACCGTTCGTGATGGGCAAGGCTGATGCGGCGTTCTCGCGCAACATGAAGCTGGAAGACACCACCATCGGCTGGCGCTTCATCAACCCGTTGATGAAAGCCCAATACGGCGTGGATGCGATGCCGCAGACCGCCGATAACGTGGCCGACGACTACCAGGTGTCCCGCGCCGATCAGGATGCGTTCGCCCTGCGCAGTCAGCAACGCACGGCCGCCGCGCAAGCCGCAGGATTTTTCGCCGAAGAAATCGTCGAAGTGCGCATTGCCCACAAGAAGGGTGAAAGCGTCGTCACGCAGGACGAGCATCCTCGCGCTGATACGACACTGGAAACCCTGGCCAAACTCAAACCGGTCAACGGCCCGGACAAAACCGTCACCGCCGGCAACGCTTCCGGCGTGAACGACGGTGCGGCGGCGTTGATTCTGGCCTCCGGCGACGCGGTGAAGAAACATGGCCTGACTGCCCGCGCTCGCGTGTTGGGCATGTCGAGTGCCGGTGTCGCACCCAGGGTGATGGGCATCGGCCCGGTGCCAGCGGTGCGCAAATTGACTGAGCGCCTGGGTTTGGCGGTCAGCGATTTCGACGTAATCGAACTCAACGAAGCCTTCGCCAGCCAGGGCTTGGCCGTGCTGCGTGAACTGGGATTGGCGGATGACGCGGCCCAGGTCAACCCGAACGGTGGCGCCATTGCCTTGGGCCATCCGCTGGGCATGAGCGGTGCACGCCTGGTACTGACCGCGCTGCATCATCTGGAAAAAACCGGTGGCAAGAAAGGCCTGGCGACCATGTGCGTCGGTGTCGGCCAGGGTCTGGCCTTGGCGATCGAACGGGTCTGA
- a CDS encoding CoA-transferase subunit beta — translation MTYTTNEMMTVAAARRLKNGSVCFVGIGLPSKAANLARLTSSPDVVLIYESGPIGAKPSVLPLSIGDGELAETADTVVPTGEIFRYWLQGGRIDVGFLGAAQVDRFGNINTTVVGDYHQPKVRLPGAGGAPEIAGSAKSVLIILKQSARSFVDKLDFITSVGHGEGGDSRKRLGLPGAGPVGIITDLCIMEPEAGTHEFVVTALHPGVTREQVIAATGWAIRFADQVENTAEPTEVELTALRDLEARTAAAHGQAPGEA, via the coding sequence ATGACTTACACCACCAATGAAATGATGACTGTTGCCGCCGCCCGCCGTCTGAAAAACGGTTCGGTGTGCTTCGTCGGTATCGGCCTGCCGTCGAAAGCCGCCAACCTGGCACGTCTGACTTCCTCGCCAGACGTTGTCCTGATCTACGAATCGGGTCCGATCGGTGCCAAGCCGAGCGTATTGCCACTGTCGATCGGTGACGGTGAGCTGGCGGAAACCGCCGACACCGTCGTCCCGACCGGTGAGATTTTTCGCTACTGGTTGCAGGGCGGGCGCATTGACGTCGGTTTTCTCGGCGCCGCGCAAGTCGACCGCTTCGGCAACATCAACACCACGGTGGTGGGTGACTACCATCAGCCGAAAGTTCGCCTGCCGGGTGCCGGTGGCGCGCCGGAGATCGCCGGTTCCGCCAAGAGCGTGCTGATCATCCTCAAGCAGTCGGCGCGTTCCTTTGTCGACAAACTCGACTTCATTACCTCGGTCGGCCATGGTGAGGGTGGGGATTCACGCAAGCGTCTCGGCCTGCCGGGCGCCGGTCCTGTTGGCATTATTACCGACCTGTGCATCATGGAGCCTGAAGCCGGCACCCATGAATTCGTGGTGACCGCGCTGCATCCAGGCGTGACCCGCGAGCAAGTGATTGCTGCCACCGGTTGGGCAATTCGTTTTGCCGATCAGGTGGAAAATACCGCCGAGCCAACCGAGGTCGAACTAACCGCGCTGCGCGATCTAGAAGCCCGCACCGCGGCGGCCCACGGCCAAGCACCTGGAGAAGCCTGA
- a CDS encoding CoA transferase subunit A yields MAEILSLHDAVKQFVNDGDTVALEGFTHLIPTAAGHEIIRQGKKDLTLVRMTPDLIYDQLIGAGCARKLIFSWGGNPGVGSLHRLRDAVERQWPHALEIEEHSHADLANAYVAGASGLPFAVLRAYAGSDLPKVNPLIKTVTCPFTGEVLAAVPSVRPDITVIHAQKADRQGNVLLWGILGVQKEAALAAKRCIVTVEEIVDDLNAPMNACVLPTWALSAVCHVPGGAHPSYAHGYTERDNRFYQAWDPIARDRETFTAWINEYIHGCADFSEFQAKLAAASEAK; encoded by the coding sequence ATGGCTGAAATCCTTTCGCTGCATGACGCGGTAAAGCAGTTCGTCAACGACGGCGATACCGTCGCGCTCGAAGGCTTTACTCACCTGATTCCTACGGCGGCCGGTCACGAAATCATCCGGCAGGGCAAGAAAGATCTGACCCTGGTGCGGATGACGCCCGACTTGATCTACGACCAGTTGATCGGTGCCGGTTGTGCTCGCAAGCTGATCTTCTCCTGGGGCGGTAACCCGGGCGTGGGCTCGCTGCACCGTCTGCGTGACGCGGTCGAAAGGCAGTGGCCGCATGCGCTGGAAATTGAAGAACACAGCCACGCCGACCTGGCCAATGCCTACGTCGCGGGCGCTTCGGGCTTACCGTTCGCGGTGCTGCGTGCCTACGCTGGTTCCGACCTGCCAAAGGTCAACCCGCTGATCAAAACCGTCACGTGCCCATTCACCGGCGAAGTGCTGGCGGCGGTGCCTTCGGTGCGCCCCGACATTACCGTGATTCACGCGCAGAAAGCTGACCGTCAAGGCAATGTGCTGCTGTGGGGCATTCTCGGCGTGCAGAAAGAAGCCGCGCTGGCCGCCAAACGCTGCATCGTCACCGTCGAAGAAATCGTCGACGACCTCAATGCGCCGATGAACGCTTGCGTGCTGCCGACCTGGGCCTTGAGCGCGGTCTGCCACGTACCAGGCGGCGCGCATCCGTCCTACGCCCACGGTTACACCGAGCGCGACAACCGCTTCTACCAGGCCTGGGACCCGATTGCCCGCGACCGTGAAACCTTCACCGCGTGGATCAATGAGTACATCCACGGTTGCGCTGACTTCAGTGAGTTCCAGGCCAAGCTGGCCGCTGCTTCGGAGGCCAAGTAA
- a CDS encoding MFS transporter yields the protein MNQPQSAVGNCLDVQSFINAQPISRYQWRVVILCFLIVFLDGLDTAAMGFIAPALSLDWGIDRASLGPVMSAALIGMVFGALGSGPLADRFGRKVVLVGAVLLFGAFSLASAYSTNVDQLLVLRFLTGLGLGAGMPNATTLLSEYTPERKKSLLVTSMFCGFNLGMAGGGFISAKLIPAFGWHSLLMIGGILPLILAVVLLFWLPESARYLVVRNRGTDKVRKALAPIDPTLVAQASSFRVPEQKTVKARNVFAVIFSGTYSTGTLLLWLTYFMGLVIVYLLTSWLPTLMRDSGASMEQAAFIGALFQFGGVLSAVGVGWAMDRFNPHKVIGIFYLFAGVFAYAVGQSLGSITLLATLVLVAGMCVNGAQSAMPSLAARFYPTQGRATGVSWMLGIGRFGAILGAWMGATLLGLGWNFEQVLTALVIPAALATTAVVIKGMVSHADAT from the coding sequence ATGAACCAGCCTCAGTCTGCTGTAGGAAACTGCCTCGACGTGCAGTCCTTCATCAACGCTCAACCCATTTCGCGCTACCAATGGCGGGTGGTGATCCTGTGTTTCCTGATTGTCTTCCTCGATGGCCTCGACACCGCGGCCATGGGTTTTATCGCGCCGGCACTGTCCCTGGACTGGGGCATCGATCGCGCCAGTCTCGGCCCGGTGATGAGTGCGGCGTTGATCGGGATGGTCTTCGGCGCCTTGGGTTCCGGCCCGTTGGCTGACCGCTTTGGGCGAAAAGTCGTACTGGTGGGCGCGGTACTGTTGTTCGGCGCGTTCAGCCTGGCCTCGGCCTACAGCACCAACGTCGATCAGCTGCTGGTGCTGCGTTTCCTCACCGGCCTGGGCCTGGGCGCCGGCATGCCGAACGCCACCACACTGCTGTCCGAATACACCCCGGAGCGCAAAAAGTCCCTGCTGGTGACCAGCATGTTCTGTGGCTTCAACCTTGGCATGGCCGGTGGCGGGTTCATCTCGGCCAAACTGATCCCGGCCTTCGGCTGGCACAGCCTGTTGATGATCGGTGGGATTCTGCCGCTGATTCTCGCCGTCGTCTTGCTGTTCTGGTTGCCGGAATCGGCGCGCTATCTGGTGGTGCGCAATCGTGGCACGGACAAAGTGCGCAAGGCCCTGGCACCCATCGACCCGACGCTGGTGGCCCAAGCTTCGAGCTTCAGGGTGCCGGAACAGAAAACCGTGAAGGCCCGCAATGTGTTTGCGGTGATCTTCTCCGGCACCTACAGCACAGGCACGTTGTTGCTGTGGCTGACGTACTTCATGGGCCTGGTGATCGTTTACCTGCTGACCAGTTGGTTGCCGACACTGATGCGTGACAGCGGCGCGAGCATGGAGCAGGCCGCATTCATTGGTGCGCTGTTCCAGTTCGGTGGAGTGTTGAGCGCAGTGGGCGTGGGCTGGGCGATGGACCGGTTCAATCCACACAAGGTCATCGGCATTTTCTACTTATTCGCCGGGGTGTTTGCCTACGCGGTAGGGCAGAGCCTGGGCAGCATCACATTGCTGGCAACCCTGGTGCTGGTGGCCGGGATGTGCGTCAACGGTGCGCAATCGGCGATGCCGTCGCTCGCGGCGCGGTTTTACCCGACTCAAGGGCGGGCGACCGGTGTGTCGTGGATGCTCGGGATTGGCCGTTTCGGCGCGATTCTCGGTGCATGGATGGGAGCAACGTTGCTGGGCCTGGGCTGGAATTTCGAACAGGTGCTGACGGCGCTGGTGATTCCAGCCGCGTTGGCGACCACAGCGGTGGTGATCAAAGGCATGGTCAGCCATGCGGATGCGACCTGA
- the pcaR gene encoding pca regulon transcriptional regulator PcaR: MNDQMRNSFASVAPPIVASPAKRIQALTGDPDFMTSLARGLAVVQAFQERKRHLTIAQISHRTEIPRAAVRRCLHTLIKLGYATTDGRTYSLLPKVLTLGHAYLSSTPLAVSAQPYLDRMSEQLHEACNMATLEGDDILYIARSATTQRLISVDLSVGGRLPAYCTSMGRILLAALDDTSLREYLDHAELQAKTSRTLHTPEALLECLQEVRQQGWCIVDQELEQGLRSIAVPVYDASGQVVAALNVSTHAGRVSRSELEQRFLPGLLSASRDLSAQLFA, translated from the coding sequence ATGAACGATCAAATGCGCAATTCCTTCGCTTCAGTGGCACCGCCGATCGTTGCCTCGCCCGCCAAGCGAATCCAGGCCCTGACCGGTGACCCGGATTTCATGACCTCCCTGGCCCGTGGTTTGGCGGTGGTGCAGGCGTTCCAGGAGCGCAAGCGGCACCTGACGATTGCGCAGATCAGCCATCGCACGGAAATTCCCCGCGCCGCAGTGCGACGTTGCCTGCATACGCTGATCAAGCTCGGCTACGCCACCACCGATGGGCGTACTTATTCGCTGCTGCCCAAAGTACTGACCCTGGGCCATGCCTATTTGTCGTCGACGCCATTGGCGGTGTCTGCCCAGCCGTATCTGGACCGCATGAGCGAGCAACTGCACGAGGCCTGCAACATGGCCACGCTGGAAGGTGATGACATTTTGTACATTGCGCGCTCGGCGACCACCCAGCGGCTGATTTCCGTCGACCTCTCGGTGGGCGGGCGACTGCCGGCCTATTGCACATCCATGGGCAGGATTCTTCTCGCCGCGCTGGACGATACGTCGCTGCGCGAGTACCTCGACCATGCCGAGCTGCAAGCCAAGACCAGTCGCACCTTGCATACCCCCGAGGCGTTGCTCGAATGCCTGCAAGAGGTAAGGCAACAAGGCTGGTGCATCGTTGATCAGGAACTGGAGCAGGGCCTGCGCTCGATTGCCGTTCCGGTGTACGACGCTTCCGGGCAAGTGGTGGCGGCGTTAAACGTCAGCACCCATGCCGGCCGGGTCAGTCGCAGCGAGCTGGAACAGCGTTTCCTGCCCGGCCTGCTAAGCGCCAGTCGTGATCTGAGCGCGCAACTCTTTGCCTAA
- a CDS encoding inorganic phosphate transporter — translation MIDLFSGLDAWVLVSLLLALAFVLAFEFINGFHDTANAVATVIYTKAMPPHLAVFFSGVFNFLGVLLGGVGVAYAIVHLLPVELLINVNTGHGLAMVFSLLAAAITWNLGTWYFGIPASSSHTLIGSILGVGLANALINDIPLADGVNWQKAIDIGASLVFSPMAGFLIAALVLISLKWWRPLSKMHKTPEQRRKIDDKKHPPFWNRLVLVISAMAVSFVHGSNDGQKGIGLIMLVLIGIVPAQFVLDLNSTTYQIERTRDATLHLSQFYERNRESLGEFLALGKSVKGDLPEKFRCNPQQTEPTISALLGTLKGVADYHSLPSESRIEVRRYLLCLDDTAKKVAKLPGLAAREKADLDKLRKDLTTTTEYAPFWVILAVALALGLGTMVGWKRVVLTIGEKIGKQGMTYAQGMSAQITTACMIGAANIFSLPVSTTHVLSSGVAGTMVANKSGLQGGTVRTILLAWVLTLPATVALSAGLFWLASKALGS, via the coding sequence ATGATCGATTTATTCAGCGGACTGGATGCTTGGGTGCTTGTGAGCCTCTTGCTCGCCCTGGCCTTTGTCCTCGCCTTCGAGTTCATCAACGGCTTTCATGACACCGCAAACGCGGTGGCCACTGTTATCTACACCAAAGCCATGCCGCCTCATCTGGCGGTGTTCTTTTCCGGTGTGTTCAACTTCCTCGGCGTGCTGCTGGGCGGTGTGGGCGTGGCGTATGCCATTGTCCATTTGCTGCCGGTAGAACTGCTGATCAATGTGAACACCGGTCACGGACTGGCCATGGTGTTCTCGTTGCTCGCCGCCGCCATCACCTGGAACCTGGGTACCTGGTACTTCGGTATCCCGGCCTCCAGCTCCCACACGCTGATCGGTTCGATCCTCGGTGTCGGTCTGGCCAACGCCCTGATCAACGACATTCCGTTGGCCGATGGCGTGAACTGGCAGAAGGCGATCGATATCGGTGCGTCCCTGGTGTTCTCGCCGATGGCCGGTTTCCTGATCGCAGCCCTGGTGCTGATCAGTCTTAAGTGGTGGCGTCCGCTGTCCAAGATGCACAAGACACCGGAACAGCGCCGCAAGATCGACGATAAGAAACACCCGCCGTTCTGGAACCGTCTGGTGCTGGTGATTTCGGCGATGGCAGTCAGCTTCGTGCATGGCTCGAACGATGGCCAGAAAGGTATCGGCCTGATCATGCTGGTGCTGATCGGTATTGTGCCGGCGCAGTTCGTTCTCGACCTGAACAGCACCACCTACCAGATCGAACGGACTCGCGATGCGACCCTGCACCTGAGTCAGTTCTACGAGCGTAACCGCGAATCCCTGGGTGAGTTCCTGGCACTGGGCAAAAGCGTGAAAGGCGATCTGCCGGAGAAATTCCGTTGCAACCCGCAACAGACCGAACCGACCATTTCAGCGCTGCTTGGCACCCTTAAAGGTGTAGCCGACTACCATTCGTTGCCGTCGGAAAGCCGCATCGAAGTACGTCGCTACCTGCTCTGCCTGGACGACACCGCGAAGAAAGTCGCCAAGCTGCCTGGTCTCGCTGCTCGTGAAAAAGCTGACTTGGACAAACTGCGCAAAGACCTGACCACCACCACCGAATACGCCCCGTTCTGGGTGATTCTGGCGGTCGCACTGGCTCTCGGCCTGGGTACCATGGTTGGCTGGAAACGCGTGGTACTGACCATTGGCGAGAAGATCGGCAAGCAAGGCATGACTTACGCCCAAGGCATGTCGGCGCAGATCACCACCGCGTGCATGATCGGCGCGGCAAACATCTTCAGCCTCCCGGTTTCCACCACCCACGTGCTGTCTTCAGGCGTGGCCGGTACCATGGTCGCCAACAAAAGCGGTCTGCAAGGCGGTACCGTCAGAACCATCCTGCTGGCCTGGGTCCTGACCCTGCCAGCCACCGTGGCCCTGTCGGCCGGCCTGTTCTGGCTGGCGTCGAAGGCACTGGGTAGCTGA
- the ccoM gene encoding cytochrome c oxidase subunit CcoM: MFFDNVVIAGVLTVGLMVLFFAGFGFFIWKDSHKRKKP; this comes from the coding sequence ATGTTTTTCGACAACGTGGTGATCGCCGGGGTGCTGACTGTCGGCCTCATGGTTCTGTTTTTTGCAGGGTTTGGATTTTTTATCTGGAAGGATTCGCACAAGCGGAAAAAACCGTAG
- a CDS encoding aspartate-semialdehyde dehydrogenase, translated as MLPPMLPLSAVPITSQQDPIRQRPDIPPVVAVQESSNESTIDLQKRDPEEAGLQLREEQRRQQERERRRREADEDPEEHLAIPGNELNADNTVPVVPLMEDQPRQGLWVDIEI; from the coding sequence ATGCTGCCACCGATGCTCCCCTTGAGCGCCGTGCCGATCACGTCACAGCAGGATCCGATTCGCCAGCGCCCGGATATTCCGCCCGTGGTGGCGGTGCAGGAAAGCTCCAACGAAAGCACCATCGACCTGCAAAAGCGCGACCCGGAAGAGGCGGGCCTGCAGCTGCGCGAGGAACAGCGTCGGCAGCAGGAACGGGAGCGGCGCCGTCGTGAGGCCGATGAAGATCCTGAAGAGCACCTGGCGATTCCCGGTAATGAGCTCAATGCCGACAACACCGTACCGGTGGTGCCGTTGATGGAAGATCAGCCCCGTCAGGGGTTGTGGGTGGATATCGAGATCTGA